The DNA sequence ATGCCTACTGAGTCGGCAATAATGTGCTTTGCCCAGGTAACGGGCTTGTTCTTCGGGTTCTCGAACCAGAAAGCGGGCTTACCGGGAAAGTCGATGATGACGACGTCGTCCCATCCGTCATGGTTCACATCCATGCCCAGGTTGAGGAACGATTCACTATATTCCTTACGGGGGTCGTAAACGCGCGACGGAGCCAGCTCGTGCCGGGTCCAGTTGGGCGCTTCAAACCAGTAGTACCCCGCTACGATGTCCATTTTACCATCTTTGTTCAGATCAGCTACGGCCACTCCTTCCGAGATAAAATCCCGGGTAATCGTCGTTTTGGTGAAGTCAGCCGACGGAACCAGAGACCTGGCGGTTGCCCGCGCGGGCAACCCCTCGGCCTGCTGTTTCCGCACATCGAAGAGGGTTTTATTCTGCTGACTATAGGCGCTTGTCAGGCAGCCGCCAAGCAGTAGTCCGGTCAGCAGGTGTCGGCCGGTGGTATAGCAGTTCGTTTTCATGTGTTTCAACCAGGGTTTGCAGCCTGTCTACCGTATGTGATGCCTATTCGCCCAGCACTTTAGCAAGCAGGGACTGGATTTCGTGGTTCTCGGGCGAGTGGTCGAGTTTACCCACCCGCTCATTCAGTTCTTTCAGGAGCTTCTTCGCATCCTCCGTACCAATCGCGGCAATGCGTTGAATGGTGTAGGTCAATTGCTTGGGCATCTTTGATTTCTGCGCCAGCGCCAGGGCCCGTTTCATATCGATAGTTGCCAGCGGCTCGGATGCGTACCACACCATCAGCGGCAGGTTATGGTCGTCCTTATCCTGCACATTCTGAACGAGTGCGTCCATTACGTCCCAGCGCTGGGCCGGGTCCAGTCGCAGCATGGCCGATGTCAGGTATAATCGCACCAGCGCCGAATTGTCCTGCCGGGCCAGATCCGCCAAGCGTTTCAGCGTCTCGGGCGATACGTTCTTTCCTTCTGCCAGCAGCTGAATGGCCCAGCTCCGTACATACTCGTCTTCGTTGGTCAGCAAATCCGTCAGTTCCTTTTCGGAGAGACCCTTCGTCACATGCAGTGCCCACAGCGCCCGTAATTTCCGGGTAGGATCGGGGTTCCGGGCCAGTATCTCTTTCAGCGCTTTATGTACTTTTTTGTTGGGCCCGCGTTCCTGCAACAGCGTCCGGGCCTGCCGCACGTACCATTCGTTGCCGTGTAGCTGATAGTTCACCAGTTCCCTGTCCGACGCCCTGGCCAGATCGACCTGCACCCATTTGTCGTTTTCGTGGGTGATCTTGAAAATTCGGCCCATCGTTTTGTTGTGCACGTCGGGATTGGGGCTGTGACACTGATTTTTGTCGTACCAGTCGATGGCCCAGACCGAGCCGCTGGGGTCATACTTCATATTCAGCCACTGCGACCAGGAGTCGTTCATGGTCAGAAAATCCGGCTTGTGCGTCACGAGGTAGCCCGATCCGGCCCGGACGGGGTGGTCCTGATTCAGCTTGGCCCCGTTGATGTTGTTCATAAAAATATCATTGCGGTACGACTGCGGCCAGCTGTTGCCGAGGTAGATCATAGCCCCGGAATGCGCATGACCGCCCCCCGCCGATGCCGAGCGGAAGTTCCCGGCATGTGGACCCCGCTCGCCTACCCAGTGTACGTGGTCGGCGTGGGTTTTGATATCATCGTACGTGTAGGGATTGAAGTGCTTACCCGCCTGCCGGAAATAGCGCCCACCCTGGATCATGTTATACATGTGCGGAATCACGCAGGCTGTCACGAATGCATGTCCGTAGTCGTTGAAGTCGAGCCCCCAGGGGTTACTGGTACCTTCGGCAAACAGCTCGAACTGATGCGTAGTAGGATGAAAACGCCAGACACCCGCGTTCAGCTTCGTCCGTTCCGAGTCGGGTGCACCGGGCTTGCCCACGTTGGAGTGGGTAAAGACGCCGTGGGTACCGTAAAGCCAGCCGTCGGGTCCCCACCGGAAACTGTTGAGGACTTCGTGCGTATCATCGGTACCCCAGCCGTCGAGCATTTTCTGGATCGGCCCGGTGGGTTTGTCGGTTTTGAAATCGGTGGGAATAAACAACAGGTACGGGGCCGCACCCAGCCAGACGCCCCCCATGCCTACTTCGATCCCGCTAACCAGATTTAAGCCCTCGGCGAAAACGCTGCGCTTGTCCAGGGTGCCATCGCCGTTGGTATCTTCCAGAATAAGAATGCGGTCCCTGCCCTGCCCTTCCGGTGCCGGAACGGGATAGGTATGCCCTTCTACCACCCAGAGCCGGCCGCGGGTGTCGGTGGTGAAGCAGATGGGCCGCACCACATCCGGCTCGGCCGCTGCCAGCGTAATCCGGAAGCCGCTGGGCAAAGTCATTACGCTGGCCGCTTCGGTACCGGACAGACCCGCGTGCAGGACGGGGTCCATGGGCGGCAGAATAATAATGTCGTTCGGTTTCAGTTCATTCTGAAAGACGGGGCGGCTGGGGTAAAAGCGAAAATCATCGAAGTTGATGTGCGCCCACTTGTCGTTGGCAATGTAGGGAATCTGCGAAATGCCCGTTTCCTTATCGACGATCCGGATAAATATATCCTGATTCTGGTACGGCTTCAGGTCCACCACCACGGGCTGGAGCGTGGCGCGGCCCTGCCCGGTGCTGTGAAAGATCACCTTGTCGGTAGCCGCCAGCACGAGTTCAACCCGCGTGTCCTGCAAGGCTCCACCCGATACGTTGAAAGCAGCAAACGGCTCCGTCACGGTGAAGGGAACGGAAGTAAGGGTTCCCGTCAGCTTGTAGTTGGTGGTACCTCCGCTGCTCAGAAAATGGCTACCTTCGAAACCGATGTGCATCTCTTTCTCATGGATCGGCGACGGGTCCTGATCAATGACCGGGTTGGCAAAGGCATCACCGGTAGCGGTCCAGTCGGCCAGCGTACCCGTTTCAAAATTCAGGTTGAGGGGTTTACCCGCCTTCCGGGGTAGCTTTCCGGCAACGGTCGTATTGGCAATAACCCCCTCAACCACCTCGAACGTACCAACCATCCCCGCGGCCCGGTGACCGGGAACGGAGCAGTAATACGTATCGCTTTTATCGGCGATAAAGGTGATGCTGGTGCTGGCTCCCTTGTCGTTGATCGACTTGCTTTTGAGGCTAAGCTTCTCCAGTGAGATGTCGTGGGTCATCTGCTCACCATTGGTAATGGTGATACGTACCCGATCGCCTTTGTTGGCGCGTAAGGTCGGATTACGGGCGCCATCCTTCGAGAAATACCCAAGCATGGTTGCCTCCATCGCGTACTCTCGATCAATTTTCCCAGCCTCCGGCTTAGGCCCGGTTTTGGCTGGCTGCGCCCGCCCCGCCGGGCCGGGTATCACCTGAAAGGCTGCAAGGAGAAGCAGGAACCAACGGAACTTGTTCATTGGAATAAGTCGTAAGTCGTTGAATGTAAGTCAAGCCAGGAATAGTATGACTGAAACGAGACAATCTGGATTTCCTACTGATGGAATACAGGTGGCTGTGCATCGCTACGGTGTAGTTGGGTCAGGTAATCTGACAGCACCCATAGCTCCCTAAACACACAGACCCGTTTCGGGTGGGAAACGGGTCTGTAGCGGCTACTCGATTACGGTATATTTACTTCTTTGTTACGCGGATGGCTATCCGGCGATTCTGGGCGCGTCCTTCTTCGGTGTCATTCGAGGCAACCGGATGTTCCTGACCGTAACCTTCAGCTTCCAGCCGACTGCTGTCGATGCCAAGACCCGCCAGCTCCTTCTTGACCGACTGTGCCCGCTCACCGGAGAGCTTCAGGTTGCTCGCTGCGTTGCCGGTGTTATCGGTGTAGCCGCCGAGCTTGATGTTCACCGCCGGATACGCTTTCAGGATATCGGCAACGTTCTTCAACTGCTCCTGCGATTCGGGTTTGAGCGTAGCGCTGCCCGTTTCGAAAACCAGCCGGTCAAAATCGAACCAGGTTTCTTTATCGACTACCTTATCCGACTTGATGAAGTTCAGCAGGTTTGCTTCGATCCCGTCGACATCCACCCCCTTCAGGGATACACCACCGTCCAGACTGAGGTCTGTAGGGGTAAACTCGCGGTTTGGCGTAGCTACTTTGTTGTTGTCGGCGGCAGTTGACTGTTCGAGCGGCACCTCAGTACCGGCGGCCACTTTTCCTTCTTTCGCGTAGCCCACCGTGTCGGACGATTTAACGGCGATATAAGGGGCAATAACCAGTGATACGATCGACATGAGCTTAATGAGGATGTTCATCGACGGACCCGACGTATCCTTGAAGGGGTCACCCACGGTATCACCCGTTACGGACGCTTTGTGCGGCTCCGATTTTTTGTAAAACATCTCCCCGTTGATGAGTACTCCTTTCTCGAACGACTTCTTGGCGTTATCCCAGGCACCACCGGCGTTGTTCATGAAAATACCCATCAACACACCCGATACGGTAACCCCGGCCAGCAAACCACCCAGTACCTCGGGGCCAAAAATGAAGCCGACGATGATGGGTACCGACAGCGCAATGGCTCCCGGCAGGATCATTTCGCGGATAGACGCCTGCGTCGAAATAGCCACGCACTTTTCGTATTCGGGCTTGCCGGTACCTTCCATAATACCCGGAATTTCGCGGAACTGACGACGGACCTCCTCCACCATAGCCATGGCGGCCCGGCCTACGGCCGCAATTGCCAGCGACGAGAAGATGTAGGGAATCATGGCCCCGACGAATAACCCCGCCAGTACGTCGGCTTTATAAATATCGATGGCTGAGATACCCGAAATACCCACGAAGGCCGCAAACAGGGCCAGCGCCGTCAGGGCAGCCGACGCAATGGCAAAGCCTTTTCCGCTGGCCGCCGTGGTGTTACCAACAGCGTCGAGAATGTCGGTACGGCCGCGCACTTCTTCGGGCAGGTAGCTCATTTCGGCAATACCACCAGCATTGTCGGCAATCGGGCCAAATGCATCAATTGCCAGCTGCATGGCCGTAGTGGCCATCATGCCGGCCGCCGAAATAGCGACGCCGTATAAACCGGCAAAGTGATAGGACGTATAGATACCGGCCGCCAGCACCAAAATGGGCAATACGGTCGATTCCATACCCACGGCCAGACCACCGATGATGTTGGTGGCCGCCCCCGTAGCCGACTGCCGAATGATGGACATAACCGGACGGCGTCCCATGGCGGTGTAGTACTCGGTAATGATCGACATCAGCGCCCCCACGACCAGACCCGTTACAATGGCGAAGAACACGTCCAGGCGGGTGAATTCAACTCCGCGAATCTCCATGGTACTGGCGGGCAGGATGGCGTTCACCAGGAAATACGACGCGACGACGGTTAGTATGATAGAGCCCCAGTTACCGAGGTTCAGCGCAGCCTGCACATTCCCGTTATCATCCTTTACCCGCACCAGGTAGCAGGCCAGGATGGAGAAGATAAGGCCCATGCCCGCAATCAGAACGGGCAGCACGATGGGCGCGTGCCCGATAATATTGTCGGCTTCCGGAATTGAAATCTCGCGGCCCAGTACCATCGTAGCCAGAATCGTCGCCACGTAGGAACCGAATAAGTCGGCCCCCATACCCGCTACGTCACCTACATTGTCGCCCACGTTATCGGCAATAGTGGCCGGGTTACGCGGGTCATCTTCGGGAATACCGGCTTCTACCTTACCAACGAGGTCAGCGCCCACATCGGCCGCTTTTGTATAAATACCGCCACCCACCCGGGCAAACAGCGCAATGGATTCGGCACCCAGTGAAAAACCGGCCAGCACTTCCAGCGCACGCTCCATGGGTACCCCATTGACATCACCGAATGTTCCGCCGGAGCCGGCAACGAAAAAGTTATAGAATAGAATGAACAGTACGCTCAGTCCGAGTACGGCCAGACCGGCAACGCCGATGCCCATCACAGACCCGCCTGTAAACGATACATCGAGGGCGCGGGTGAGGCTGGTACGGGCTGCATGCGCCGTGCGTACGTTCGCTTTAGTGGCGACTTTCATGCCGATATAACCGGCAAACGCGGAGGTGAATGCGCCAATGGCAAAGGCCACTCCAATGAACCAGTGCGAGTTTTCGACCTGCGAGCCGGCAAAAGCCAGTACGGCCGCAACGACGGCGCCGAAAATGATGAGCACCCGCCATTCGGCCCGCAAAAACGCAATGGCTCCGTCGGCAATGTAGCCGGCAATTTCCTGCATACGGGCGTCACCAGCCTCCTGCCGGTTAACCCAACTGAATTTGGCGATCATAACCGCCAAACCCACTAATCCTAAGAGTGGTACGATGTAAAGACTATTGTTCATGCTATGACTTAGAAAAGGTTATTGGAATGGAGCAAATATAGAATTTGCCCAATCATAACGCCCTACATGAAGCCAAATTCATAGAATTTTTTTAAGGATAATTTCTGCTATTCCTAGAGACTTTTAGGCTACTAATTTCATCATTTAGGTTAACTCCCTAACGATCAGCAGACAATGCACTCATCCCTACCTAAGCAACTGACGTGGGTCGTACTCCAGTCAGGCATCAGTTTTCCGGGCCGTGTAGTAGCGACCGAAATTAGCCCTGTATAGCTGTACTTCTCGCGGCAAAACCGGCGGCAAAATCTACGACGAGCACCTGATTTTGTCGACCGTAAACCAATCTGTCAGCACCGGAAAAGTACGGGTTACCCGTCATCTGGTTCAAGCCGGTCAGGCAGCTCCCCAAACGTCTGATTGCGTGGAGAGCCCTGTCAAGCCTATGACGTCCCATTCACTCTGTAATACGTACAACTAGTCATAAACCGGGTTAAAATGCGACCCGACGAAGAGGTGGCTTTTTCTGCTTTTTACCTTAAACTTAAATCGTAAATTTGTCGGGTTCCCCAATAATCTGCCTTTCGCCTGTGTTTCTCAGAAAACTAATCCCCCCCCTGCTCTTCGGCAGTTTGTTCACGTTTGCTACGTTCGCCCAGGTTCCCTACGGACCCATTAAGCCCACCCCACCCGGCGAAATCCTGTCGAACCTTCACAAGCTCAACGTTCTCGGCTCGGTACTCTACGTAGCGGCTCACCCCGACGACGAAAACACGCTGTTTCTGGCCTACATGGCTAAAGAGCGACTGGTGCGGACGGCCTATCTGTCGTTAACGCGGGGCGACGGCGGACAAAACCTGATCGGTCCCGAGCAGGGCGAAAACATTGGCGTGATCCGGACGCAGGAGTTGCTGGCAGCCCGCCGGGTCGATGGCCCCGATCAGTATTTCAGCCGGGCCTACGACTTCGGCTTCTCCAAGTCGACCGATGAAGCCGTCCGGACCTGGGGACAGGAGAAAGTCCTTGCCGACGTTGTCTGGATGATTCGGAAGCACCAGCCCGACATCATCATCACCCGTTTCCCGCCCGACGCCCGCGCCGGTCACGGACATCACAGCGCATCGGGATTTCTGGCCGAAGAAGCGTTTAAAATTTCCGGCGACCCGACCAAATTTCCGGAGCAGCTGGCATTCGTGAAGCCCTGGCAGGCCAAACGCGTGATGTGGAACATGTTTATTCCCGGCCAGTTCCTGAGCAATAAAAAACCCGAAGAAGCCGGTAACCTGATCGGTATCGAAACGGGTCTGTTTAATCCAATGCTGGGCCGCTCCTACGGCGAAATCGCGTCGGAGAGTCGTAGCCAGCACAAAAGCCAGGGGTTTGGCGTACCCGCCAGCCGGGGTGCCAAAGTCGACTATCTGCTGTTAAAAAACGGCGATACGATGGAGAAAGATCCGTTTGATGGAGTCGACCTGACGTGGAAACGCGTGCCCCGCAGCGAAGGGGTGCAGGCGATGGTTACCCAACTCATTACAGCTTATAAAGCTGACCGGCCGGCGGCTTCGGTTCCTGCGCTCGTACAACTTTACGGAGCCCTCGGCAAGCTGGACACGACGAACAACTACGTGCGGGCGAAACGGCAGGATGTGCAGAACCTGATTCAGCAGTGCCTGGGTCTGTGGTTCGAAACCAACCCTACCGACTTTGCCGCGACGCCCGGCGAGAAAATCACAATCGGAACGAACATCGTTAGCCGCGCCGACCTGCCGGTCAAACTGCTTGGCGTTCGTTACTCGGCGGGAAAGGACACGACGATGAACGTAACGCTCAAACCCAACGATGTTATCCAGTATACCACAACCGTTACCATTCCAAAAACGCAGAAGATCTCGCAACCCTACTGGCTCGAAAAGCCCATTGTCAAGGGCGTCTTTCAGGTCGATGACCAGCGGCTGATTGGCTTACCCGAGAACCCGCCCGCCCTACTGGCAAGCTATACAGTCGAGATCGATGGACAGCCATTTACCTACTCCCGGCCCGTTGTTTACAAGTCGACCGATCCTGTCGATGGCGAAATTTACCGGCCGTTCATTGTTCAGCCCGACGTAATGGCCAACCTGACCGAGCGGGTGTTTACTTTCTCGGGCACCACCGCCAAAACCGCTGACGTAGTCCTGAAAGCCGGCCGGGCCGATGTGAGTGGCACGTTAACGCTCAATGTACCCAGCGGATGGCGCGTAACCCCATCTTCGCTGCCGTTTGCGCTAAAGAACAAAGGCGACGAACAACGCATCTCGTTCTCGGTATCGCCAACGGCCCAGGCAACCAACGGAAAGTTGCAGGCGGTTATGACCACTAACGGCGGCACGTTCACCAGCGGCCTGCGCTACGTAGCTTATAAGCACATTCCTACCCAGACACTTTTCCCATCCGCCGAGGCTAAGCTGGTGAAGCTGGATGTGAAGGTGACAGCCAAAAACATTGGGTACATCATTGGCGCGGGCGATGAGATCCCCGCGGCCCTGCAACAGATGGGCTGCCGCGTAACGGTTCTCGGCCCCGCCGAGCTGAACGGTAACCTGTCGGCCTACGACGCCATTATCACGGGGGTGCGTGCTTACAACACCGATGCGAGTCTGGCCCGCTACCAGCCCAAACTAATGGAATATGTCAAGAACGGCGGCACCATGATCGTTCAATACGTAACGCCGACCAGTTCGTTTCTACGCACCGAGCCACCCCTGCCGCCCCTGGGTCCCTACCCCTTCGCCATCGGTCGGGAGCGGGTGACGGAAGAGGACGCCAAAATGACGTTCATCAATCCGCAGCACCCACTGCTGAACACACCCAACAAAATCACCGATGCTGATTTCAGCGGCTGGATTCAGGAACGCGGTATCTATTTCGCGCAGGACTGGGCGAAGGAGTACCAGCCTATTTTTTCGGCCAACGACCAGAACGAAGCGCCCAAGCAGGGTAGCCTGATCTACGCCAAATACGGCAAAGGCCACTACATGTATACGGGGCTCGTCTTCTTCCGCGAACTACCCGCCGGTGTGCCCGGTGCCTACCGGCTCTTCGCCAACATGATCTCGGCGGGTAAACCGTAGAAGCAGGTATTTCGGGTTCATTACCTGACTTCACACCGTAGCCTTTCCCTGATTTCAAGCGCCCTGTGGTGGTGGATTCCCAGACCCGCTACCACAGGGCGTTGCAGTAAACCCCCGGGAAGCGTCAGCGCAGTTCCCCTCTGATTCGTCTATCGCAAGGGGCTTTAGACCATCGTTTGCGTTAACTGTTTCAGGCGCAGGTGCTGGAGGAGCATAATTGTTTTTCCGTCCATGATTTCACCCCGTTTCATCATGGCAAGTGCCTCGGGTAGCGGCAACTCCAGAATGTCGATTTCCTCTTCGTCGATACCGCCCCCGCCGTTCCGTTCGGTATCGTCGGTGTATTCGGCGATGTAAAAGAACAGTTTTTCGGTGACCGAGCCCGGACTCATATAGGCTTCCATAATTTTCTCGACCGACTGAATCCGGTAGCCGGTTTCTTCTTCCGTTTCGCGGAGAATGGCCGTTTGTGGATCGTCGTTGTCGAGCAGGCCCGCGCAGGCTTCGATCAGCATACCAGACGAGGGTCCACCGTTGCTGTTTCCGTTGACAAACGTAGGTAAGCGGAATTGCCGGGTCAGGATCACCGTGTCCGTCTGCGGGTTATGCAGCAAAATAGTGGCTCCGTTTCCCCGGTCGTAGGCTTCCCGCTGCTGCGTTGTCCACTGGCCATTTTTTCCGAGGTAATTGAAGGTGTAACGCTTGAGCACGTACCAGTTGTCAGAGAGCAGTTTCTCCTCCGTTATTTGCACCCGTTCACTTTCCATATGTTTAATTTTGATCGATTTTGTTTATTTTTGTTCAAAAGAACACAGTTACCATGAATTTTCAACACCGGAAGCGACTTATTTTGCAAACGGTCGACGAGCGGGGGTCAGCCGATGTGCAGCAACTGGCCGATCTGCTGCAAACATCAGCCATGACGATCCGGCGCGATCTGGTGCAGCTGGCCGCATCAGGGCTGATTTACCGGACCCGGGGCGGAGCCATGAACGTGAATCTAGCTACCGATTCACACCGGTTTGCGAACAAAGCCGCCGTTAACCCCGAGCGGAAAGATTACATCTGCCAGTTGGCGGCCGCCGAAATTCAGGAAGGTGACATTATCTTCATGGACTGTGGCAGCACGGTATTCCGGCTCTGTCCTTTCATCCGAAACAAGCGCATTACGGTGGTAACCAACTCGCTTCCCGTCGTGGCCGAACTGCTCACGTCGGAGGTGACGGTGAATCTGGTGGGGGGAGAAGTGGACAAAGAGCGGCAAGCCATTCATGGGCTCATTGCCGAGGAACACATGGCCCGGTACCGGGCCAATCGGGCGTTCATTGGTGTAGATGGCATCTCACTCGCCAACGGCCTGAGCGCGAACGGCGAACGCGAAGCCAGCACGGCGATGGCCATGGCGCGGCAGTCTGAGACGACCTACCTGCTCTGTGACTCCTCGAAGCTGGAATCAGAGAAGTATTTCCAGTTCGCCCCCCTGAGCCTGTTCAACGTCCTGATCACCGATAACGAAGCGCCAACCGGGACCGTAGCCGCTTACCAACGGGCGGGTGTAACCATCCTGAATTGACCCCTATTAGCCCATAAGGGATACAGGCCGGTTTGAGAACCCGGCCTTCAGACGCTACTTTTGCCCCATGTGGCATATCTGGATTGACACCGGCGGCACGTTTACTGATGGTCTGGCCCGCGACCCCGCCGGGAATTTACACCGTGCGAAAGTACTCAGCAGCAGCCGGCTGCGGGGGCAGTTAGTTGGCGGTAAACTCGTAGCCCCCTGGCTTACGGCGCCCATCTTCGACGGGTACCGGTTGCGTATTGTCGAAACGGGTGAAACAACCACGATTGTCTCGCTCCTGGTCGATGGCACGCTGGTCCTGCCTGACGGAGCCATCCTGACCGCAGGTGCTGCGGTCCATACCGGCAGCCCGTCCGTAACGCGGACGGTTGAACTCTTTACCGACGAAGAAGCGCCGGTACTGGCGACCCGGCTGCTCACGCAAACGCCGTTGACTGAGCCCTTTCCGGCGCTGGATATGCGACTGGGTACAACCAAAGGCACCAACGCCCTGCTCGAACGAAAAGGCGGGCGGGTAGCGTTGCTCGTAACCCGGGGATTCCGGGATTTGCTCGTCATTGGTACCCAGCAGCGGCCAAACCTCTTCGAACTTGCTATTCCACCCGCTGCGGTATTGTATGAACACGTACTGGAAGTGGATGCGCGCATTGCCGCCGACGGGCAACTTATAACGCCCTTACGCCAAGAAACCGTAACGGATCTGGTGCAGCAGCTTCGGCAGCTCAACCCCGATGCCATTGCTATTTCACTGCTCAATGCTTACCGGAATCCGACGCACGAACACCAGTTGTCTGACGCATTTACCCGGGCGGGCTTTCCCCTGGTGACACTGTCGACCTCGGCATCAACGGCCCCCGGCTACGTATCACGTACCCAAACCACCGTAGTC is a window from the Spirosoma rigui genome containing:
- a CDS encoding PVC-type heme-binding CxxCH protein, yielding MNKFRWFLLLLAAFQVIPGPAGRAQPAKTGPKPEAGKIDREYAMEATMLGYFSKDGARNPTLRANKGDRVRITITNGEQMTHDISLEKLSLKSKSINDKGASTSITFIADKSDTYYCSVPGHRAAGMVGTFEVVEGVIANTTVAGKLPRKAGKPLNLNFETGTLADWTATGDAFANPVIDQDPSPIHEKEMHIGFEGSHFLSSGGTTNYKLTGTLTSVPFTVTEPFAAFNVSGGALQDTRVELVLAATDKVIFHSTGQGRATLQPVVVDLKPYQNQDIFIRIVDKETGISQIPYIANDKWAHINFDDFRFYPSRPVFQNELKPNDIIILPPMDPVLHAGLSGTEAASVMTLPSGFRITLAAAEPDVVRPICFTTDTRGRLWVVEGHTYPVPAPEGQGRDRILILEDTNGDGTLDKRSVFAEGLNLVSGIEVGMGGVWLGAAPYLLFIPTDFKTDKPTGPIQKMLDGWGTDDTHEVLNSFRWGPDGWLYGTHGVFTHSNVGKPGAPDSERTKLNAGVWRFHPTTHQFELFAEGTSNPWGLDFNDYGHAFVTACVIPHMYNMIQGGRYFRQAGKHFNPYTYDDIKTHADHVHWVGERGPHAGNFRSASAGGGHAHSGAMIYLGNSWPQSYRNDIFMNNINGAKLNQDHPVRAGSGYLVTHKPDFLTMNDSWSQWLNMKYDPSGSVWAIDWYDKNQCHSPNPDVHNKTMGRIFKITHENDKWVQVDLARASDRELVNYQLHGNEWYVRQARTLLQERGPNKKVHKALKEILARNPDPTRKLRALWALHVTKGLSEKELTDLLTNEDEYVRSWAIQLLAEGKNVSPETLKRLADLARQDNSALVRLYLTSAMLRLDPAQRWDVMDALVQNVQDKDDHNLPLMVWYASEPLATIDMKRALALAQKSKMPKQLTYTIQRIAAIGTEDAKKLLKELNERVGKLDHSPENHEIQSLLAKVLGE
- a CDS encoding sodium-translocating pyrophosphatase, which encodes MNNSLYIVPLLGLVGLAVMIAKFSWVNRQEAGDARMQEIAGYIADGAIAFLRAEWRVLIIFGAVVAAVLAFAGSQVENSHWFIGVAFAIGAFTSAFAGYIGMKVATKANVRTAHAARTSLTRALDVSFTGGSVMGIGVAGLAVLGLSVLFILFYNFFVAGSGGTFGDVNGVPMERALEVLAGFSLGAESIALFARVGGGIYTKAADVGADLVGKVEAGIPEDDPRNPATIADNVGDNVGDVAGMGADLFGSYVATILATMVLGREISIPEADNIIGHAPIVLPVLIAGMGLIFSILACYLVRVKDDNGNVQAALNLGNWGSIILTVVASYFLVNAILPASTMEIRGVEFTRLDVFFAIVTGLVVGALMSIITEYYTAMGRRPVMSIIRQSATGAATNIIGGLAVGMESTVLPILVLAAGIYTSYHFAGLYGVAISAAGMMATTAMQLAIDAFGPIADNAGGIAEMSYLPEEVRGRTDILDAVGNTTAASGKGFAIASAALTALALFAAFVGISGISAIDIYKADVLAGLFVGAMIPYIFSSLAIAAVGRAAMAMVEEVRRQFREIPGIMEGTGKPEYEKCVAISTQASIREMILPGAIALSVPIIVGFIFGPEVLGGLLAGVTVSGVLMGIFMNNAGGAWDNAKKSFEKGVLINGEMFYKKSEPHKASVTGDTVGDPFKDTSGPSMNILIKLMSIVSLVIAPYIAVKSSDTVGYAKEGKVAAGTEVPLEQSTAADNNKVATPNREFTPTDLSLDGGVSLKGVDVDGIEANLLNFIKSDKVVDKETWFDFDRLVFETGSATLKPESQEQLKNVADILKAYPAVNIKLGGYTDNTGNAASNLKLSGERAQSVKKELAGLGIDSSRLEAEGYGQEHPVASNDTEEGRAQNRRIAIRVTKK
- a CDS encoding PIG-L family deacetylase, coding for MFLRKLIPPLLFGSLFTFATFAQVPYGPIKPTPPGEILSNLHKLNVLGSVLYVAAHPDDENTLFLAYMAKERLVRTAYLSLTRGDGGQNLIGPEQGENIGVIRTQELLAARRVDGPDQYFSRAYDFGFSKSTDEAVRTWGQEKVLADVVWMIRKHQPDIIITRFPPDARAGHGHHSASGFLAEEAFKISGDPTKFPEQLAFVKPWQAKRVMWNMFIPGQFLSNKKPEEAGNLIGIETGLFNPMLGRSYGEIASESRSQHKSQGFGVPASRGAKVDYLLLKNGDTMEKDPFDGVDLTWKRVPRSEGVQAMVTQLITAYKADRPAASVPALVQLYGALGKLDTTNNYVRAKRQDVQNLIQQCLGLWFETNPTDFAATPGEKITIGTNIVSRADLPVKLLGVRYSAGKDTTMNVTLKPNDVIQYTTTVTIPKTQKISQPYWLEKPIVKGVFQVDDQRLIGLPENPPALLASYTVEIDGQPFTYSRPVVYKSTDPVDGEIYRPFIVQPDVMANLTERVFTFSGTTAKTADVVLKAGRADVSGTLTLNVPSGWRVTPSSLPFALKNKGDEQRISFSVSPTAQATNGKLQAVMTTNGGTFTSGLRYVAYKHIPTQTLFPSAEAKLVKLDVKVTAKNIGYIIGAGDEIPAALQQMGCRVTVLGPAELNGNLSAYDAIITGVRAYNTDASLARYQPKLMEYVKNGGTMIVQYVTPTSSFLRTEPPLPPLGPYPFAIGRERVTEEDAKMTFINPQHPLLNTPNKITDADFSGWIQERGIYFAQDWAKEYQPIFSANDQNEAPKQGSLIYAKYGKGHYMYTGLVFFRELPAGVPGAYRLFANMISAGKP
- a CDS encoding NUDIX domain-containing protein, which translates into the protein MESERVQITEEKLLSDNWYVLKRYTFNYLGKNGQWTTQQREAYDRGNGATILLHNPQTDTVILTRQFRLPTFVNGNSNGGPSSGMLIEACAGLLDNDDPQTAILRETEEETGYRIQSVEKIMEAYMSPGSVTEKLFFYIAEYTDDTERNGGGGIDEEEIDILELPLPEALAMMKRGEIMDGKTIMLLQHLRLKQLTQTMV
- a CDS encoding DeoR/GlpR family DNA-binding transcription regulator, which translates into the protein MNFQHRKRLILQTVDERGSADVQQLADLLQTSAMTIRRDLVQLAASGLIYRTRGGAMNVNLATDSHRFANKAAVNPERKDYICQLAAAEIQEGDIIFMDCGSTVFRLCPFIRNKRITVVTNSLPVVAELLTSEVTVNLVGGEVDKERQAIHGLIAEEHMARYRANRAFIGVDGISLANGLSANGEREASTAMAMARQSETTYLLCDSSKLESEKYFQFAPLSLFNVLITDNEAPTGTVAAYQRAGVTILN